The Stigmatella ashevillena genomic sequence AACAGAGGTTCCTGACGTGTCCTCCCTCATCGAAAGGGCGGTTTGCACCCTCCCTCCCAAAGAGGCTGGAACGGAAACGGGCCGACTCCCCAAAGGAAGCCGGCCCGCCTGAAACCCGTTCGCTCGGAAAGGGCGTTACTTGACGTTGACCGCCGCCCAGGCGGCGTTCACGGTGTTGTACTCGGTGCTGGTCGCGCCGTAGAGGTCCGTGGCCGCCTTGAGGGTGGCCGTGCGCGCGGCGGCGTACTTGGTGCTCGACGTGAAGTACACGGTGAGCGCGCGGTACCAGATCTTCCCGGCCTTGTCCTTGCCGATGCCCGTCACGGCCGAGCTGTTGCAGGTGGGGCTCGCCGGGCTGGCGTTGGAGCCCTGCGACAGCAGGTAGAAGAAGTGGTTGCCGATGCCGCTGGAGGCATGGACGTCGAGGTTACCCACGGTGCTGGTGTAGCAGTCCGGCGACTTGCCATCCAGCGAGGGCTTGTACATGTAGCGCAGCGCCGTCCCGGTCTTGTAGATCTCCTCACCGATCAGGAAGTCACCCGGATCATTGGCGTTGGCCGCGTAGAACTCCACCAGCGAGCCGAAGATGTCGCTGGTCGCCTCGTTGAGGCCTCCAGACTCGCCCGAGTAGACGAGGCCCGCGGTGCGGCTCGTCACGCCGTGGGTCATCTCGTGGCCGGCCACATCCAGCGACGTGAGCGGGGAGAACGTGGTGCCATCACCGTCCCCGTACGTCATGCAGAAGCAGCTGTCGGTCCAGAAGGCGTTGTTGTACTTGGTGCCGTAGTGCACCCGGCTGTAGCCCACGCCGCCCGTGCCGTTGATGCCGTTGCGGCCGTGGACGTTCTTGTAATAGTCGTACGTCACCTGCTGGCCGTAGTGGGCATCCACGCCCGCCGTCGCGGCGTCTGCCGTGGTGCCGCTGCCCCAGACGTTGTCGGTGTCCGTGAAGACAGCGTTGGTCGCATAGTTGAGCGTGTAGAAGTTTCCGCGCGTCGGGTCACGCAGCTCGAACCCGCCGGTGATGGAGTTGGTGCTGAGGGACACGGTGCCCGAGTAGAGCGACTTGCCCGTTCCCGTGGCGGCGGCGGTGTGGACGCCCTCCCACTTCTCCCGGACCTGGCCCGTCTTCGCATCCACCAGGACGTGCAGCTCGCTCGGGGTGGCGCCATCCTCCTGGAAGCCCTCCAGGATGGCCTCATAGGCCAGCACGGGCGCGTCCTCGCGCGCATCGATGACGAGCTCCGCGCTGCCGGAACCTACGCGCTTGCCGGCGAAGACCTTCTCCGCGAGCACCACGGCCGCGGCGCCGTCGAAGACGGGCTTCACATCCAGCCCGCGGAGGGACGCCTGGCTGTTGAGGGAGACCGCCTTCAGCGTTCCGCTCTCGGACTGGTGCATCACGAAGTCACCACCGATGGTCCGCAGCCCCCGGTAGCGCTTGTCGAAGCGGACGTGCTCCTCGCCGTTGTCATCCTTGATGACCGAGCGCACGACCAGCTCTTCCTCGGGGGTCCTCATGCCCAGGTTCTGTTGGGCCCGCTTCACCGCCAGGGAGAGTTCCGCGTCATCGGTGACTTCTCGCGAGGAAGTCACCGTAGGTGAGTCCGCTCCGTCACAACCAACCAGGGTCAACGTAGTCAGTGCAGCCAACAGATGACGCTTCATGTGAACGCTCCGGGGGATTACTGCGAGGCACGCTTCTTATACACGAAAGCCATTTTCTCGCAAAACGCGAATTAAGTGGGAGACCAACCTTCTCCTGGAATTGGCACGGCGGCACGGCGGCAGCACCGGGCCTCCGATGCTCCGCATGCCAATTATTGCTCCCCTTCATTATTACAGCAGATACGATTGCTGGCGGTGGAGAGGGGCATTCCGCCACGACCAGCACCGCGGGCCCTGACTTGCGACGCCGCAGGCCTCACAATACGCAACGCCTTGCTGAATGGCATTGGCGCAGGCATCTGCATCCGACTCATACGAGGTGGGCGACCTCCAACCCGAAGCCCTTGGCCTTCAGGTCCACGAGCACCTGGCGCAAGTTCTGGGAGATGAGCACCCGCCGTTCGGGGCGAAGTTCTCCCCTTCGCACGCCAAACAGCTTGTCTGTGCAGAACCAATCGCTCGTCTCCACACTGCGCCGCTCTACATACAATTCAGAAATTTGATTCAAGCCCGCCAGATGCCCTTTGGGACAGCGATGCTTTCCCTCCTCGTCCATATCAAACAGGTTGACTCCTGCACGGGTCTGCGCACTTAACGCCACAGGCTTGGACGTGATGCTGAGCTGACGCCACTCAGAGGATTCCGGCCCCTTGCGCCCGCTGTGCATGACAGGCCGGTACTCTGCTCCTCGGATGCCACGCTCAACCAAGGTATCCACCACCCGCGACGAAATGACAATCTCCCCAGCGATTGTCTGGGCAACGTCTTTCCCTTTAGGAATGCGCCGGGTGTTGAGGAGGAGTTCAGACACCTGATGGCCACCGGATCCACAGTGTTCGCAGGCACCCGATTCGTCATATTCCGTACCACACATGGAACCTGACGGCTCAAAACGGGCGCGAGGGATCAATTCCAGCAACTCCGCAGCTTGAAGTTCCTCCTCTGAGTAAGCCCGATGAATCTCCGAGTAGAGGAAGAAAAACGCCCCCCGGGCCCGGTGCTCACGCTGAATCTCACCGATTCTCCGGACACGCTGATCATTCAGAGGCAACACCACCCGGCGCAAGGTGTCACTGATCGGTGAACCCACCCCCGGTTCCAGGAACTTTCGCGCCAGTTCCTCGTCGATTCGAAACTCGATGGTCTCACGCATGGTCAAGGCTCAATGCCAATAAGCTGAGGAATGGGGTACTTCGAGTACACCCGGGTGATGAGCCCCATGAGCTCCTCGGCGTTCGGTCTGCTTCTGCCATACCGCCACTCCTGCCGGAAAGCCTGGGTAATGGCCTTGTGGTAGGCGGTGGGGAGCCGGTATGTCGTTCCCTGCATCAAACCTCCCAGATACATGGGAATGACATGGTGGTTCTGGTACCCAGCACTGTGGGGGTACAGGGCCTTCGCCTCCCCCAGTCGCTTCCAGTAAAGCTGGCGTGTCTGCGCCAACACCTTCGGGTCCACCGCACGCTGGACCCAGAAACCCGGCACCGGCCGAGGAGTCCGCAATGCAGGGGGGCGCCTGAAGCTGGGGATTCCACCGCGCTGCACCGGCCGGTGCACGAGGAGAATGCTACCCTCCCCCTCGACACCCTCCGAAAGCGTGGCCCACGCCCCAACAGGAAGACATGTGCCCGTTGATGGACTTTCATCCCAGCCCACCCAGACAACATCGGCCGCGTCCACTTCTTGGACGGCGCTCTTCGTGGCCGCACAGCCCAGCGGCACCACAAGTGCGAGTCCCACCAGCATCCGCCACATCGCGCCCCCCTTTTCCAGCTTTGCTTGCGGAAGCGTACAGCGCGTCTCCTTTCTCGCGATAGGCTGCGCGCCGCGTCCCCACGCCCCAGGCGGGCGTCCCTCGACCAGCCCAGGAGCCTTCGCGATGTCATCCTCCACGCCCCACTACAAGCCCAACCTGCGCGACCTGTACTTCAACCTCTTCGAGTTCCTCGACATCGGCCAGACGTCTCTGGGCAAGGGAACCTTTGGCGACCTCGACGAGACAGCGGCACGGCAGACCCTGGAGACGTTCGCCCACGTGGCAGTGAATGAGATCGCCCCCAGCTTCTCCGAGGCCGATCACCACCCGCCCGTGCTGAAGGATGGCGTGGTCACCCTGCCGCCCCTGCTCAAGCGCGCCGTGCAGGCGTATTACGACGCGGGGATGAACCTGCTCGACCTGCCCGCAAGCATGGGCGGACTGGGCGCGCCTCCCACCCTGGGCTGGGCCGCCTTCGAGCTGATCGCGGGCGCCAACCCGGCCGCGGCCTTCTATGGCCTCGGCACGCTGGTGGCGCGCGTCATCGACATGCTGGGCACCGAGTCCCAGAAGCGCCGCTACCTGCCCGCCATCAACGAGCGCCGGTGGATCGGCACCATGGTGCTCACCGAGCCGGATGCCGGCAGTGACGTGGGCGCCGCCCGCACCCGGGCCCGCCACGTGGGCGGCGACGTCTGGGAAATCGAGGGCGTGAAGCGCTTCATCACCAGCGCGGAGCACGATGCCTCGGAGAACATCGTGAACATGGTGCTCGCCCGTCCCGAGGGCGCGGGGCCCGGCACCAAGGGTCTATCGCTCTTCATCGTCCCCAAGTTCTGGGTGGAAGAGGGCGGCCAACTGGGAGAGCGCAACGGCGTGGTGTGCACCAACCTGGAAAAAAAGATGGGCATCAAGGGCTCCGTCACCTGCGAGATGACCTTCGGCGACGGAAAGCCCGCCCGCGGTCTGCTCCTGGGCGAGGTGCACGAGGGCATCCGCCAGATGTTCCACATCATCGAGCAGGCGCGCATGGGCGTCGGCATCAAGTCCATGGCCACCCTGTCCACCGCCTACCTCAACGCGTTGGCCTTCACGCGGGAGCGCGTCCAGGGCTCGGACCTGCTCGCCGCGCGCGACAAGACGGCGCCCCGCGTGCCCATCCACCGCCACCCGGATGTGCGCCGGATGCTGATGGCGCAGAAAGCCCATGCCGAGGGCATGCGCGCGCTGATCCTCTTCACAGCCTCCATCCAGGATCAGGTCGCCCTCAAGGGCGGGCACCGGGCCACCGAGGCCGCCGAACTGGACGCCATCAATGATCTGCTGCTGCCGCTCGTGAAGGGCTACACCTCGGAGAAGGCCTACGAGCTCTTGGCCGTGTCCCTCCAGTGCCTGGGAGGCTCGGGCTACCTGAGCGACTACCCCATCGAGCAGTACATCCGGGACCAGAAGATCGACTCGCTCTACGAGGGCACCACGCACATCCAGGCCTTGGACCTGCTCCTGCGCAAGGTGGCGCGGGATGGAGGCGCGACGCTCCAGGGGATCCTTGGACGGGTGCGCCAGACAGCAGACTCGAACCTGGGGGGCCAGGAATTGGCGGCGGAGCGGGCCGCGCTGGGTCAGGCACTGACGGATGTCGAAACGATGCTCGGCACGCTGATGGGCAAACTGGGGGAGTCGCTTTACCACGTCGGACTCCAGGGCAACCGGGTGCTCATGGCCCTGGCGGAGCTCCTCATCGGTTGGCTGCTCGTCCAGCATGCGGCGGTGGCGCTGGAGCGAACCCAAACCCATCCCTCGGATAAGGCTTTCTACGAAGGAAAACGGGCCTCCGCGCGCTGGTTCTGCCGCGAGGTTCTGCCAGGCCTGGCCCACGCCGCTCGCATGGTGGAGCAGAGCACGCTGGACTTGATGGATGTGCCCGAAGAATCCTTTTGATTCCGGCAGGTTCTACATGCCAGCCAATCCACGTTGACTTACCCGGTCTGGAAGTAGAGCCTGCGCGCTCCGCGTGAACCCTGGAGGTCCGATGTCCAGCACCCAGCCGGCTCCCACCGAGTACGAGGTGGTACAGGAACCCGAGCCGCACCCGGCCCGCACGGCCCGCATTCTCAAGGCGCACCCGGAGGTGCGCAAGCTCTTCGGGCGTACCCCCGCCACCGCGCTGCTCGTGCCACTGATCCTCGTGGTGCAGCTCGGCATGGCCTATCTGGTGAGGGATCAGCCCTGGTGGGTCATCGTCCTGGCGGCCTATACGCTGGGCGCCCTGGTGAACAACACCTGCTACGTCGTCATCCACGAGGCCACGCACAGCCTCATCTTCAAGGGACGGGCGGCCAACCTGCTGACGGCCATCGGGGCAGACCTGGTGCACGTCATCCCCTCCGCGGCCACCTTCACCCGCTTCCACCTGGTCCACCACCGTCACCAGGGCGAGTTCGACCTGGACGCGGACCTGCCCTCGCATGCCGAGGCGAAGCTGGTGGGCAACAGCACCGTCATGAAGGCGCTGTGGATCACTTTCTTCCCGCTCATGCAGGCGCTGCGGATGCCCCGCTTCTCCAAGCTCATCTCCTTCTGGGAGCCGTGGACGGTGGTCAACGCGGTGGCGGTGTTCTCGGTGGATGCGGCGGTGTTCTTCCTGATGGGGCCCTGGGCCTTCCTCTACGTGGTGCTGAGCATCTTCTTCTCCATCGGCCTGCACCCGCTGGGCGGACGGATGATCCAAGAGCACTTCATCGTCGCCCATCCTCAGGAGACGTATTCCTATTACGGACCATGGAACATCAGCGCGCTGAACGTGGGCTACCACAATGAGCACCACGACTTCTCCGCGGTGCCCTGGAACCGGCTGCCCCAGGTCAAGGCGACGGCGCCCGAGTTCTACGACACCCTGGTGTCGCACCGCTCGTGGACGGGCTTGCTGGTGAAGTTCATCACGGATCCGTCGATAAGCCTCTACAGCCGCATCACCCGGCCGGGAGGCATCAAGCGCCGGGTCCTGACCGGCGGTGTGGGCCGCGTACCGGACTCGGTCGCCTCGCTCGATCAGCCTCCGGTCCAGCCAGCCACCTAGGCGATCGGGCATCTTCCACAGTCCGCGCCGTCGCACATCAGGCCCGTGGCAACTGCCATGGGCCTTTTTCTATCTCAGGGGAAGAGGCTCCCATGGCCTTCAAGCTGACCGTCAATGGCAAGACCCACGTCATCGAGGCCGCGGAGGACACCCCGCTCCTCTACGTCCTGCGGGACGAGTTGGGCTTGAACGGGGCGAAGTACGGCTGCGGCGTGGGCCAGTGCGGCGCCTGCACGGTGCTCCGGGATGGCGCGCCGCTGCGCTCCTGCATCGCCCCGGCCGCGTCGCTGAGTGGACATGCCCTCACCACCCTGGAAGGACTGCGGGCACCGGACGGCACGCTCCACGCGCTCCAGCGGGCGTTCCTGGCCGAGCAGGCCGGCCAATGCGCCTACTGCATCCCGGGGATGATCCTGGCGGCGGATGCGCTGCTGAGAGAAACACCTCAGCCTTCCGAGGCGGACATCCGCGCCGCGCTGGACTCCCACCTGTGCCGGTGTGGCTCACACAACCGCATCGTTCGCGCCATTCAGCGCGCCGCGAAGGAGGTGGCCGGATGAATGCGCCCTTGAAGCGCCGCACCTTCCTTCAGGGTTCGCTGGTCCTGGCATTCTCCCTGGCGGGTCCACGGGCCTTGAGCGCACCTCCCAGGCCGAAGCCACTGCCCGGCAGCCTGCAGAGGAACCCTCAGCTCGATGCCTGGCTGCACCTGGGCACGGACGGCTCCCTCACCTTGAAGACGGGAAAGGTGGAACTCGGCCAAGGCGTCTTGACCGCCCTCGGGCAGATCTGCGCGGACGAGCTGGATGTCGAGATGTCGCGGCTGACCATCGTCTCTGGAGACACCCAGCGTTCGCCCAACGAGGGGGCCACGGCGGGCAGCATGTCCATCTCGCAAGGCGGACTGGCCGTGCGCCACGCCGCCGCCGAAGTTCGCTCCATCCTCCTGGCCATGGCCAGCAAGCAGTTGGGAGTGCCGACCCCGCGGCTGACCGTGAAGGATGGGACGATCACCGCCCCTTCGGGAAAAGGCTCCGTTACCTATTGGAGCCTGCTCGGGGGCCGGACGCTGGAGCGCAGAGCCACTGGCACCGTGAAGCCCAAGGCCCCCTCCGAGCGCCGGTATTCGGGCCAGTCCGTGCCCCGCATCGACCTGCCCGCCAAGCTCACGGGAGACACGAGCTTCCTTCAGGACTTCAGGCCTCCCAACTTGGCGCATGGACGCGTGGTCCGTGCCCCTTCCCCTGGCGCGGCCCTCCTGGAGGCGGATGTCTCCTCCGTGGAGCGCATGCCGGGGGTCCTGCGCGTGGTGCGCAACGGCAACTTCCTGGGCGTCATCGCCACCGGGGAGTGGCAAGCCATCCAGGCTTCCGCCGCCCTGGCGCGCAGTGCCCGGTGGCAGGAGCAGACCCGGCTCCCAGCAGACCCCTATACCTGGCTGCAGAGCCAACCCACCGTGGACACGGTCATCCAAGACATCGTGCGCCCAGGCAGCGCCACGCCAGCAAAAACAGTGGAGGCCAGCTACCGCCGCCCCTATCAGCTCCACGGCTCCATCGGCCCGTCGTGTGCGGTGGCGGAATGGAATGGCGAGCGCCTGACCGTCTACACGCACAGCCAGACCATTTTCGACACCACGAAGGCGATCGCGAAGATGCTGGGCCTGCCGGCAGACGCCGTGCACGGGAAACATCTTCCCGGCGCGGGATGCTATGGCCACAACGGCGCGGATGACGTGGCAGCGGATGCCGCACTCCTGGCCCACGCTCAGCCCGGCCGAGCGATCCGCGTGCAGTGGTCACGCCAGGACGAGCACACCTGTGAGCCCTATGGCTCCGCCATGGTGACGAAGATCCAGGCCAGCGTGGGGTCCCAGGGCGACGTGCTCGATTGGGCTTACGAGCTCTGGTCCAATCCCCACTCCACCCGTCCGGGGGGAGACCCCGGCAACCTGCTCGCGGGCCGCTCGCTGGAGAAGCCCTTTGCCATGCCCACCCCGATGGCCATTGGCCCTCCCAATTACGCCGCCGACCGGAACGCCATCCCTCTCTATGCTTTTCCCGGCCAGCGCGTCACCACGCACCTCGTGAACGAGATGCCCGTGCGTGTCTCGTCCCATCGCGGCCTCGGCGCCTACGCCAATGTCTTCTCCATCGAGTCCTTCATGGACGAACTGGCCCATGCGGCGAGTGCGGACCCCGTCGAATACCGGCTCCGCCAACTCCAGGACGAGCGAGCCAGGGCGGTCATCCGCAAGGCGGCGGAGCGGTTCGGCTGGACATCGTTCGCACGAAAGCCCCAGCACGGCCGCGGCATTGGCTTCGCGCGCTACAAGAACCTCGCGAGCTATTGCGCCGTCTGCCTGGAAGTCTTCATCGAGCCGGACAGCCAGAGGGTCCGGGTGGTGCGCGCCGTGCTCGCCGCGGATGCAGGCGAAGTCGTCAACCCAGATGGAATTCGCAACCAGCTCGAAGGAGGGTTGATCCAATCCCTGAGCTGGAGCCTGAAAGAGGCGGTGCAGCATGACGGCCGCCGGATCCTCTCGCGCGACTGGAGCAGCTATCCGATCCTCACCTTCTCGGAAGTCCCTCCCGTGGAACTCGAACTCATCGATCATCCCGGAGAGCCCTTCCTGGGGGCGGGCGAAGCCTCTCAAGGCCCCACGGCCGCGGCCCTGGCCAATGCCGTCTTCGATGCCACGGGGCTCCGTGTCCGTGAGCTGCCCTTGACCCCACAGCGGCTGAAGGCAACGCGCTCCCACTAAGGAACGGGGCAGTGAGCACCGGTGTCGATCCAGGCCCGGATCAGCGCTCCGAAGTCCCTCTGTGTGCCAGGAACCGGCTGGCGCCCTTCTCCGGGCGCCCACCCCCAGCCCACCAGGACGTCCTCGGCCATGTGGTGGTGGATGAACTCCAGGTCATGTCCCCCGTTGCGATGGGGGTCCTTGATCTGCTCGCAGATCTCCCCCAGCGATTTGCCCATCCACGCCATCTCGACGGGGGCCAGAGCCCACTTCGGATTGCCTGGGATGCTCTGAAGGCTCTCCCCCACCACCCGGGTCTTGGCCTCTTGATGACACGACGTGCAAGGAAGGCTGGGCATGCCATGGCCCTTGGCTCCCCCCCTCACGTGCGGCACGTGAAGGCGCTGCTCCAATCCCTGGCGAGGGATGCCATCGGCCGGATGGCAATTGGTGCAGCGTGGATGGGTGATGACGCGGCCTGCCTCGGTGAAGATCGCGGCCGAGCGGGCCTTCTCGTCCTCGATGGAACCGAAGCGGGACACGGGCTGGAGGGGTGGATTCGTCCCGGCCTCGGTCTCCGTCCGGGGCGCGGGAGCAGCGGGCTCTGGCGCCCGTGCCGAGCCCTTGCAGCCCGCCAACGCCAGGGCCGAACCCAACATCAGAAGAAGAGAAGGAAAGCGCTTCATCGCACCATGCGATCCATCAAATGCTCCAGGGCCCGGTCCGGAGCCTCGCACAGCCCGGAGTGCACCGGAGACGTTTGAAGAATGGTGCTGCGCGGCGCCACCAGCCAGTGCCACCGCTCCTTCTGGGGAAGCTGTCCAATGGGGCCCGCCCCCCGGCCTCCCGCACAAATGCGGGGAATGCTCTCCAGGTGGCCACGCACCAACTCCATATCCACCTCTGGCGCCAGCGCGGCCAGACGGTTCTCGTCCAACTCCACCCGGGCCGACAGGAAGCGGCTCGTGAGGCAATAGAGGATGACGCCCGCGTTGATGAACTCTCCCCGCTCCACGCGCGGCACCACCCGCACGATGGCGTAATCAAACGAGCTGCGCGCGAGCACGCTCTGCCTCCTGGATGAACACGGGGGTTGAAGCCAGGCGCTCGCGCAGAAAGGCGACGTAGGCCGCCCGGTGCTCCGCCTTGGACGGAAAGCCCGCCTCTGCCTCCAACCACTCTTCTGGAATCAACCCCACCACCCCCTCCAACACCTCGGGGGTCAGCCGTTCGCGCAGCAGGGCCTCCGCCGCGCGCAGCTCCGAGGCCCACGGCAGCAGCACATGGTCCTTGATGGGCGCGAACGCACTGCGCGCACGCTCCAGGTACCCCTCCCAGGAGTGATGGAAGTACAACGCCGCCCCATGGTCGATGAGCCAGAGGGCCCTGTGCCAGACCAGCATGTTCGGGTTCTTCGGCGTCCGGTCCACGTTCGTCACGTACGCATCGAAGCAGACGATGCTCGAGGCCTCCGCCGTCCCGGGCGCCGGACCCGCCACCGGATCAAACGTGATGGAGCGTGGCAGATAATCCATCGCCAGGTTCAAACCGGCACTCGCCTTGATCAGGTCCCGGATCTCCCCATCTGGCTCGGCGCGTCCCAGCACCGGATCCAAGTGGATGAACACCAGCTCGGGCACCCGCAGCCCCACCGCCCGCGCCAGCTCTCCGGCGATCAGCTCGGCGATGAGGGCCTTGGGCCCCTGCCCTGCTCCTCGGAACTTCAGCACGTAAAGCCCTGAGTCCTCTGCCTCGACGATGGCGGGCAGGGAGCCACCTTCTCGCAGAGGTGTCACATACCGGGTCGCGATGACCGTCCTCATCATGGCCCCCACTTACCATGGAGCCATGCGCTTTCCGCCAGCGCGGACCGCCCCTCCTCACATCAAGGAGGCCTTCCGGGACGCCTCAGTGCTCATCCAGCGCGCCTTCTGACTCCCCGGCAGGAGGCAACCGCGGCAGCTCGACGGTGAAGGTGGCCCCCTGCCCTGGCTCGCTCTGCACGAGCACCTGGCCTCCCATGGCTTCCACGACCTGACGGGTGATGAAGAGCCCCAGTCCCAACCCTCCGTAGTGCCGATCCGAGACGCCCCGCTCAAAACGGCCAAAGAGGCGAGCCCGCACGTCTTCATCCATGCCAATGCCTTGGTCGCTCACCCGGAGCCGCGCCCACTCGCCCCGCTCCTCGACCCACAGCTGGACGGCGCGCCCCGCGCCGAACTTGAGCGCGTTGGACAACAGGTTCGTCACCACCTGCTCCAGCCGCAACGCATCCCAGTGGCCCAGCACACGGACCGGGGCGTCAATCTCCAGCGGACTGCCCACGCGCATTGCCTGGGTCTCGAACCCCGAGGCCACCGCCCGCACGATGCCCGCGAGGTTGACGCCCTGCTCGCGGCGCAGGGAGAGACGGCCGCTGATGATGCGCGTGGTGTCCAGCAGGCTGTCCACCAGCGACGCCAGTCGGCCCAGTTGCGCGCCCGCGGCATCCAGGTGCTTGTGCAGGCGCTCCTTGGGATCCCCTCTGGGCTGCGCATCTACCTCCTTGCGCATCACCTGCACCCTCAAGGACAGGGACGTGAGCGGGGTCTTCAGCTCGTGGCTCGCCACGGCGAGGAACTCGTCCCGCTGGCGCACGGCTTCCCGCAGCCCCACCAGGAGCCGATCCCGCTCGGACTCCGCCGCCTTCGCCTCGGTGATGTCGGTCATGAAACCTTCGATGAACCGCAATTCACCCTCCGGGGAGAAAACCCCCGCGGACCGGGCCCACATCCAGCGGGGCTGCGCATCCCGGCGAAGGATGCGGTACACGGCGGTCACCAGGCGGCCTTCCACGAACGCCTGCTTCGCCTCCTGAACAATCCGCTCGACATCCTCCGGCGCCATGAGGCTGGTCCAGAGCGAGGGGCTGGAAGCGAAATCCGAGGCCGCATAGCCGG encodes the following:
- a CDS encoding acyl-CoA dehydrogenase, whose product is MSSSTPHYKPNLRDLYFNLFEFLDIGQTSLGKGTFGDLDETAARQTLETFAHVAVNEIAPSFSEADHHPPVLKDGVVTLPPLLKRAVQAYYDAGMNLLDLPASMGGLGAPPTLGWAAFELIAGANPAAAFYGLGTLVARVIDMLGTESQKRRYLPAINERRWIGTMVLTEPDAGSDVGAARTRARHVGGDVWEIEGVKRFITSAEHDASENIVNMVLARPEGAGPGTKGLSLFIVPKFWVEEGGQLGERNGVVCTNLEKKMGIKGSVTCEMTFGDGKPARGLLLGEVHEGIRQMFHIIEQARMGVGIKSMATLSTAYLNALAFTRERVQGSDLLAARDKTAPRVPIHRHPDVRRMLMAQKAHAEGMRALILFTASIQDQVALKGGHRATEAAELDAINDLLLPLVKGYTSEKAYELLAVSLQCLGGSGYLSDYPIEQYIRDQKIDSLYEGTTHIQALDLLLRKVARDGGATLQGILGRVRQTADSNLGGQELAAERAALGQALTDVETMLGTLMGKLGESLYHVGLQGNRVLMALAELLIGWLLVQHAAVALERTQTHPSDKAFYEGKRASARWFCREVLPGLAHAARMVEQSTLDLMDVPEESF
- a CDS encoding Isoquinoline 1-oxidoreductase subunit; translated protein: MKRFPSLLLMLGSALALAGCKGSARAPEPAAPAPRTETEAGTNPPLQPVSRFGSIEDEKARSAAIFTEAGRVITHPRCTNCHPADGIPRQGLEQRLHVPHVRGGAKGHGMPSLPCTSCHQEAKTRVVGESLQSIPGNPKWALAPVEMAWMGKSLGEICEQIKDPHRNGGHDLEFIHHHMAEDVLVGWGWAPGEGRQPVPGTQRDFGALIRAWIDTGAHCPVP
- a CDS encoding (2Fe-2S)-binding protein; the protein is MAFKLTVNGKTHVIEAAEDTPLLYVLRDELGLNGAKYGCGVGQCGACTVLRDGAPLRSCIAPAASLSGHALTTLEGLRAPDGTLHALQRAFLAEQAGQCAYCIPGMILAADALLRETPQPSEADIRAALDSHLCRCGSHNRIVRAIQRAAKEVAG
- a CDS encoding xanthine dehydrogenase family protein molybdopterin-binding subunit — translated: MNAPLKRRTFLQGSLVLAFSLAGPRALSAPPRPKPLPGSLQRNPQLDAWLHLGTDGSLTLKTGKVELGQGVLTALGQICADELDVEMSRLTIVSGDTQRSPNEGATAGSMSISQGGLAVRHAAAEVRSILLAMASKQLGVPTPRLTVKDGTITAPSGKGSVTYWSLLGGRTLERRATGTVKPKAPSERRYSGQSVPRIDLPAKLTGDTSFLQDFRPPNLAHGRVVRAPSPGAALLEADVSSVERMPGVLRVVRNGNFLGVIATGEWQAIQASAALARSARWQEQTRLPADPYTWLQSQPTVDTVIQDIVRPGSATPAKTVEASYRRPYQLHGSIGPSCAVAEWNGERLTVYTHSQTIFDTTKAIAKMLGLPADAVHGKHLPGAGCYGHNGADDVAADAALLAHAQPGRAIRVQWSRQDEHTCEPYGSAMVTKIQASVGSQGDVLDWAYELWSNPHSTRPGGDPGNLLAGRSLEKPFAMPTPMAIGPPNYAADRNAIPLYAFPGQRVTTHLVNEMPVRVSSHRGLGAYANVFSIESFMDELAHAASADPVEYRLRQLQDERARAVIRKAAERFGWTSFARKPQHGRGIGFARYKNLASYCAVCLEVFIEPDSQRVRVVRAVLAADAGEVVNPDGIRNQLEGGLIQSLSWSLKEAVQHDGRRILSRDWSSYPILTFSEVPPVELELIDHPGEPFLGAGEASQGPTAAALANAVFDATGLRVRELPLTPQRLKATRSH
- a CDS encoding M4 family metallopeptidase, coding for MTSSREVTDDAELSLAVKRAQQNLGMRTPEEELVVRSVIKDDNGEEHVRFDKRYRGLRTIGGDFVMHQSESGTLKAVSLNSQASLRGLDVKPVFDGAAAVVLAEKVFAGKRVGSGSAELVIDAREDAPVLAYEAILEGFQEDGATPSELHVLVDAKTGQVREKWEGVHTAAATGTGKSLYSGTVSLSTNSITGGFELRDPTRGNFYTLNYATNAVFTDTDNVWGSGTTADAATAGVDAHYGQQVTYDYYKNVHGRNGINGTGGVGYSRVHYGTKYNNAFWTDSCFCMTYGDGDGTTFSPLTSLDVAGHEMTHGVTSRTAGLVYSGESGGLNEATSDIFGSLVEFYAANANDPGDFLIGEEIYKTGTALRYMYKPSLDGKSPDCYTSTVGNLDVHASSGIGNHFFYLLSQGSNASPASPTCNSSAVTGIGKDKAGKIWYRALTVYFTSSTKYAAARTATLKAATDLYGATSTEYNTVNAAWAAVNVK
- a CDS encoding fatty acid desaturase, coding for MSSTQPAPTEYEVVQEPEPHPARTARILKAHPEVRKLFGRTPATALLVPLILVVQLGMAYLVRDQPWWVIVLAAYTLGALVNNTCYVVIHEATHSLIFKGRAANLLTAIGADLVHVIPSAATFTRFHLVHHRHQGEFDLDADLPSHAEAKLVGNSTVMKALWITFFPLMQALRMPRFSKLISFWEPWTVVNAVAVFSVDAAVFFLMGPWAFLYVVLSIFFSIGLHPLGGRMIQEHFIVAHPQETYSYYGPWNISALNVGYHNEHHDFSAVPWNRLPQVKATAPEFYDTLVSHRSWTGLLVKFITDPSISLYSRITRPGGIKRRVLTGGVGRVPDSVASLDQPPVQPAT
- a CDS encoding HipA family kinase → MMRTVIATRYVTPLREGGSLPAIVEAEDSGLYVLKFRGAGQGPKALIAELIAGELARAVGLRVPELVFIHLDPVLGRAEPDGEIRDLIKASAGLNLAMDYLPRSITFDPVAGPAPGTAEASSIVCFDAYVTNVDRTPKNPNMLVWHRALWLIDHGAALYFHHSWEGYLERARSAFAPIKDHVLLPWASELRAAEALLRERLTPEVLEGVVGLIPEEWLEAEAGFPSKAEHRAAYVAFLRERLASTPVFIQEAERARAQLV
- a CDS encoding DUF3037 domain-containing protein codes for the protein MLARSSFDYAIVRVVPRVERGEFINAGVILYCLTSRFLSARVELDENRLAALAPEVDMELVRGHLESIPRICAGGRGAGPIGQLPQKERWHWLVAPRSTILQTSPVHSGLCEAPDRALEHLMDRMVR